A region of Vitis vinifera cultivar Pinot Noir 40024 chromosome 15, ASM3070453v1 DNA encodes the following proteins:
- the LOC100254818 gene encoding cyclin-U2-1 produces the protein MESSSSSSSSALTISPRKLRTDLYSYSYQEDSNTPLVISVLASLIERTMARNERIAKNSPRGLSRYLRTGVFDCHETPDMTIQSYLERIFRYTRAGPSVYVVAYVYIDRFCQINPGFRISASNVHGLLITTIMVASKYVEDMNYRNSYYARVGGLTTNEMNELEVEFLFLMGFKLHVNVSVFESYCSHLEREVSIGGGYHIEKTLRCAEEIKSRQIVERRYNRIARVTL, from the exons AtggaatcatcatcatcatcatcatcatctgcCCTCACAATCTCTCCAAGAAAGCTGAGGACCGATCTCTACTCCTACTCATACCAAGAAGATTCAAACACCCCACTAGTCATCTCAGTCCTGGCTTCTCTGATCGAGAGAACAATGGCCAGAAACGAAAGAATCGCAAAGAACAGCCCGAGGGGTCTGTCCAGATACCTGAGAACCGGGGTGTTTGATTGCCATGAGACTCCAGACATGACCATCCAATCATATCTAGAGAGAATCTTCAGGTATACCAGAGCTGGACCATCTGTATACGTGGTCGCCTACGTCTACATCGATCGCTTTTGCCAGATCAATCCCGGGTTCCGCATCAGCGCCAGCAATGTACACGGACTTCTCATCACCACAATCATGGTCGCCTCCAAGTACGTCGAAGACAT GAATTACAGAAATTCATACTACGCAAGAGTGGGAGGATTAACCACCAACGAAATGAATGAATTAGAGGTGGAGTTCCTATTCCTAATGGGCTTCAAACTGCATGTGAATGTGAGTGTCTTCGAGAGCTACTGCAGCCATTTAGAGAGGGAAGTGAGCATTGGAGGAGGATACCACATAGAGAAGACTCTCAGATgtgctgaagaaatcaaatcaCGACAGATTGTCGAAAGGAGATACAATCGGATTGCCAGGGTCACTTTGTAA